From one Dermacentor silvarum isolate Dsil-2018 chromosome 3, BIME_Dsil_1.4, whole genome shotgun sequence genomic stretch:
- the LOC119445919 gene encoding uncharacterized protein LOC119445919 isoform X1 — translation MSSSATNSLLNLLQISDSAFPTGSFAHSAGLEVAYQRGFLTTSEKVEKFLLASVENVGSFSVPFVREAYKLWTDLGAIRALDRLLNASLSNHIANRSSTQQGRSLIQTACATYKDTKLTEIQNWIYDGKLIGHQAVMYGIVCAFLSVPEDQAILSFLFSSLRTTVAAAVRLGAIGTLEGQRMQFMLQSRIPEVMERHQHRTSESAANVYPLIDVMQSSHDQLFARMFYS, via the exons ATGTCATCATCGGCCACGAACTCTCTGCTGAACCTTCTCCAAATATCGGACAGCG CGTTTCCAACTGGCAGTTTCGCCCACAGCGCCGGCTTAGAAGTGGCATACCAGCGTGGGTTTCTGACAACGTCGG AGAAGGTCGAAAAGTTCCTGCTTGCAAGTGTTGAGAATGTAG GTTCCTTCAGTGTACCATTCGTGAGAGAAGCATACAAGCTGTGGACTGACCTTGGAGCCATCAGAGCTCTGGATCGCCTCCTGAATGCCTCGTTGAGCAATCACATTGCCAACAGGTCGAGTACGCAACAG GGGCGGTCTCTGATCCAGACTGCTTGTGCAACGTACAAGGATACAAAACTCACCGAAATTCAGAATTGGATCTACGATGGCAAGTTGATAGGCCACCAG GCTGTGATGTATGGCATTGTGTGCGCATTTCTGAGTGTTCCCGAAGACCAGGCCATCCTGTCCTTTCTGTTCAGCTCGCTCCGAACCACAGTAGCTGCTGCAGTACGGCTCGGAGCTATAGGCACACTTGAG GGCCAGCGGATGCAGTTCATGCTGCAGTCGAGGATACCCGAGGTCATGGAAAG GCACCAACACAGAACATCGGAAAGTGCTGCCAATGTGTATCCCCTGATTGACGTGATGCAGAGTTCGCACGACCAGCTGTTTGCACGCATGTTCTATTCCTGA
- the LOC119445919 gene encoding uncharacterized protein LOC119445919 isoform X2, translating to MSSSATNSLLNLLQISDSAFPTGSFAHSAGLEVAYQRGFLTTSEKVEKFLLASVENVGSFSVPFVREAYKLWTDLGAIRALDRLLNASLSNHIANRSSTQQGRSLIQTACATYKDTKLTEIQNWIYDGKLIGHQGQRMQFMLQSRIPEVMERHQHRTSESAANVYPLIDVMQSSHDQLFARMFYS from the exons ATGTCATCATCGGCCACGAACTCTCTGCTGAACCTTCTCCAAATATCGGACAGCG CGTTTCCAACTGGCAGTTTCGCCCACAGCGCCGGCTTAGAAGTGGCATACCAGCGTGGGTTTCTGACAACGTCGG AGAAGGTCGAAAAGTTCCTGCTTGCAAGTGTTGAGAATGTAG GTTCCTTCAGTGTACCATTCGTGAGAGAAGCATACAAGCTGTGGACTGACCTTGGAGCCATCAGAGCTCTGGATCGCCTCCTGAATGCCTCGTTGAGCAATCACATTGCCAACAGGTCGAGTACGCAACAG GGGCGGTCTCTGATCCAGACTGCTTGTGCAACGTACAAGGATACAAAACTCACCGAAATTCAGAATTGGATCTACGATGGCAAGTTGATAGGCCACCAG GGCCAGCGGATGCAGTTCATGCTGCAGTCGAGGATACCCGAGGTCATGGAAAG GCACCAACACAGAACATCGGAAAGTGCTGCCAATGTGTATCCCCTGATTGACGTGATGCAGAGTTCGCACGACCAGCTGTTTGCACGCATGTTCTATTCCTGA